CTGTCGCCCCTGGTCGCTGCCAGTGCACCTCCACATGCGCCCGCTGCTCCTCCGCCTGTTCCTCTGCATCACGCTGCTGCTCAACGGCATCGGCTCGGGCATGGCGTCGGTGCATGTGCAGCTGGGCGCACTCGCCGGCGACGCGGTGGCCGAAGCAATGGCATCGGCCGCGGATCCTGATTGCCCACATGCGGGCGGAGCCGTGCCCTCTCCGGCTCCAGCCCTCCATCCAGCTGCGCCCGGGCCCGGGGACACCGACTGCCTGAAGCTGTGCATGGACCTCAGCCTGCAACCGGCGCAGGCGCTGGCGACACCACCCGGCCTGCTTCCAGCGGCGCAGCCGCCGGATGCACCCGCGCTGCGGGCGACGGCCGGCGTGGCATCCGCCGCGGGCCCGCCGCCGCTGAGACCGCCGATCCGCGCATGACGTCACGGTCGCCTGCCGACCATCCCCGCCCTGCGTGCATCCGCGCAGGTGCGCTGACCGATGTCATGACGGCACGCATGCGTGCCTGGAGTTTCCGATGAACCACGACCCTTCCCGTCCCCGCGGGTGGCAGGCGCCGCTGTCGCGTCGCCGCTTCGTGCAGGGCCTGGCCCTTGGCGGCCTCGCGCTCGGCACCGCCGGCGTTCGCCTGCCTGCGCACGCCGCTACCGACGCACGCAGTGGACCGCAGGTGTTGCGCGGCAATGCCTTCGACCTGTCGATCGGCAGCACGCCGGTCAACTTCACCGGCCGCACGCGCCCGGCGATCACCGTCAACGGCAGCCTGCCGGCGCCACTCCTGCGCTGGCGCCAGGGTGAGACCGTGACCCTGCGCGTGGCCAACCGCCTGCCCGATGCGGTGACCTCGATCCACTGGCACGGGATCATCCTGCCGGCCAACATGGATGGCGTGCCGGGACTGAGCTTCGATGGCATCGCGCCGGGCGAGGCGTATCTCTACCGCTTCACCCTCGGGCAATCGGGCAGTTACTGGTACCACAGCCATTCGCTGTTCCAGGAACAGGCCGGCCTGTACGGCGCGATCATCATCGACCCCGCCGAGCCGCTGCCCTACCACTGGGACCGCGAGCATGTGGTGCTGCTGTCGGACTGGACCGACCTCGACCCCGGTCGGCTGTTCCAGCGGCTGAAGAAGGAATCCGAGTACGACAACCGCTACAAGCCCACCGTTGGCGACTTCGTCCGCGACGTGCGCGAGCACGGCTGGTCGCAGACGGTCGCCGACCGCCGCGCTTGGGCGCGGATGCGGATGACGCCGACCGACATCTCCGACGTCAACGCGCACACCTACACCTACCTGATGAACGGCACGACGCCGGCATCGAACTGGACCGGCCTGTTCCGCTCCGGCGAGAAGGTGCTGCTGCGCTTCATCAATGCCGGCGCGATGACCTATTTCGACGTGCGCATCCCGGGGTTGAAGATGACCGTGGTGGCCGCGGATGGCCTGCCGGTGCACCCGGTGACGGTGGACGAGTTCCGCATCGCCGCGGCGGAGACGTTCGACGTGATCGTCGAACCGTCGGGCCAGGATGCGTACACGATCTTCGCCCAGGACATGGGCCGCACCGGTTTCGCGCGCGGCACGCTGGCGGTGCGCCCGGGGCTGGAAGCGCCGTTGCCGGCGATCGATCCGCGACCGCGCCTGACGATGGCCGACATGGGGCATGGCGACCACGCGATGCATGGGGCGTCGTCCGCCATGCCATCCACGCCATCGGCGCAGGGCGTGCACGCCGATGGGCACGCCGTCGATGCGCATGCGGGCGCGCACGCGGCGCAGGATATGCAGGCAGGCCATGGCGCACCTGAGACGCCTGGCATGCACGCGCATCGCGATGCACAGCCCGTCCACGACATGCATACGGGCCACGGCAGCGATGGCATGCAGGCGCACCCGGCCAGCGAGTCCCGCAATCCGCTGGTCGACATGCAGACGATGACGCCGACGCCACGCCTCGACGATCCCGGCATCGGCCTGCGCGACAACGGCCGTCGCGTGCTGGCCTATGCCGATCTCGCCAGCATCGCCGGCGACCAGGACGGCCGCGATCCCGGTCGCGAGGTGGAACTGCACCTCACCGGCCACATGGGCAGGTTCTCGTGGTCGTTCGACGGCATCCCGTTCGCCAGCGCGCAGCCGTTGCAGCTCAACTACGGCGAGCGCGTGCGCATCGTGCTGGTCAACGACACCATGATGACCCACCCCATCCATCTGCATGGCGTGTGGAGCGACCTCGAGGACGCGAATGGCGACTTCATGGTGCGCAAGCACACGGTGGACATGCCGCCGGGCACGCGCCGCAGCTACCGCGTGCGTGCCGATGCCGCCGGCCGCTGGGCCTTCCATTGCCATCTGCTGTATCACATGGAGGCCGGCATGATGCGCGAGGTCCACATCGGGGAGGCCGCATGAGCGCGCACCGGCTGTTCGGCATCGCCCTCGGCGCGCTTGCGATGGTGGCGGATGCACAGGCTCGGCATCCAACAGGCCAGACCCACGACACCGCGACTGTCTGCACGGCGGAACACGCAGCGATGGGCCATTCCACGCGCCCGGTGCCGGCGGATGCTCCGAGGCAGGGTGGAGAAGCCACGCACCGCGGACATCGCGCGCACGGTGGACTTGGCAGGCACCACGCACACGATGGGCACGCGCGGGCTACGCATGGCACGCAACAAGGCGCGCAAGGTGGGCACCATGGCGGCCACCACGACGAGCACCGCCGGCACGTCGGACATGCCGCACATGGTGGGCATAACGGGCACGGCACGCACACGGACGCTCACGGGCCGAACGCCGTCACCCCCGCGAAGGCGGGAGTCCATGGACCGTCCCGTCCCCGTGGCCCGACGTCCATGGATCCCCGCCTTCGCGGGGATGACGTGCAGGGGCAGGACATGCAGGGACCGGCGCGCGAGGGTGAGCATCGCGGACACACCGGGCATGGAGAAGCCGCACACGCACAACACGGTGAGCACGGCGCGCATGGCGGAGACTCCACGCACGGCCAACACGGCGCGCATGGCGGACATTCCGCGCACGGCGAACACGGCACTGTCGGACATCCGGCGCATGACGAGTACGGAACGCATGCCGGACGTGACGGGCACACCCCGGTCCCGCCGCTGACCGATGCCGACCGCGCGGCCGCGTTTCCGCCGCTCGCGCCGCACGCGATGACGCACGCATCGCAGGTCGCGTGGCAGATCGAGGTCGACCGCCTCGAGGTGTGGGACACGGATCAGGGCACGGGTGAGCTGTGGGAAGTCGAGGCCTGGGTCGGTGGCGACCTGCAGCGGTTGTGGCTGAGAAGCGAGGGCAGCCGCAGTGATGGCCGTACCGACAACGCCGACATCGAACTGCTGTTCGGCCGCAGCGTGACGCCGTGGTGGGAGGTGCTGGCCGGCGTGCGCCAGGACACCCGACCGGCGTCGCGCAGCTGGGCGGCGATCGGGGTCGAGGGCACCGCGCCGGGCATGATCGAGCTGACCGCGATGGCGTATGCGGGCAGCGGCGGCCAGGTGCAGCTGAAAGCCGAGGCCGCGTACGACGTGCGCTTCAGCAACCGGCTGATCCTGCGGCCGTCGCTGGAGGCCACCGCCGCGCTCGACGACGAACCCGACCAGGGCATCGGCAGCGGCCTCAACGGCATCGAGGCCGGCTGGCGCCTGCGCTACGAGATCAGCCCGCGGTTCGCCCCGTACGTCGGCGTGGTGCACGAGCGGCTGTTCGGCGGCACCGCCGCGCATGCGCGCGCGGCAGGCGACGCCGCGCGGGACACGCGGGTGGTCGCCGGCTTGCGCGGCTGGTGGTGACGAGTCGCGACCGGCGCGCGGAGGGACGCAGCGGAAACGCCGTGCCCGCGCCCACCGTTCCACGACGATCCCCGCCCTGCTCACGCGTGCTGGCACGGCCCAGCTCTAGGCTGCATCCATGCCCGACGCCGTGAACACCAGCAGCCACCATGTCGTCATCGTCGGCGGTGGCTTCGCCGGCCTGTGGGCCACGCGCGGCCTGGCATCGGCGCCGGTGCGCATCACCCTGGTCGATCGCGG
This portion of the Luteimonas yindakuii genome encodes:
- a CDS encoding CopL family metal-binding regulatory protein, whose translation is MRPLLLRLFLCITLLLNGIGSGMASVHVQLGALAGDAVAEAMASAADPDCPHAGGAVPSPAPALHPAAPGPGDTDCLKLCMDLSLQPAQALATPPGLLPAAQPPDAPALRATAGVASAAGPPPLRPPIRA
- a CDS encoding copper resistance system multicopper oxidase, which codes for MNHDPSRPRGWQAPLSRRRFVQGLALGGLALGTAGVRLPAHAATDARSGPQVLRGNAFDLSIGSTPVNFTGRTRPAITVNGSLPAPLLRWRQGETVTLRVANRLPDAVTSIHWHGIILPANMDGVPGLSFDGIAPGEAYLYRFTLGQSGSYWYHSHSLFQEQAGLYGAIIIDPAEPLPYHWDREHVVLLSDWTDLDPGRLFQRLKKESEYDNRYKPTVGDFVRDVREHGWSQTVADRRAWARMRMTPTDISDVNAHTYTYLMNGTTPASNWTGLFRSGEKVLLRFINAGAMTYFDVRIPGLKMTVVAADGLPVHPVTVDEFRIAAAETFDVIVEPSGQDAYTIFAQDMGRTGFARGTLAVRPGLEAPLPAIDPRPRLTMADMGHGDHAMHGASSAMPSTPSAQGVHADGHAVDAHAGAHAAQDMQAGHGAPETPGMHAHRDAQPVHDMHTGHGSDGMQAHPASESRNPLVDMQTMTPTPRLDDPGIGLRDNGRRVLAYADLASIAGDQDGRDPGREVELHLTGHMGRFSWSFDGIPFASAQPLQLNYGERVRIVLVNDTMMTHPIHLHGVWSDLEDANGDFMVRKHTVDMPPGTRRSYRVRADAAGRWAFHCHLLYHMEAGMMREVHIGEAA
- a CDS encoding copper resistance protein B, yielding MTHASQVAWQIEVDRLEVWDTDQGTGELWEVEAWVGGDLQRLWLRSEGSRSDGRTDNADIELLFGRSVTPWWEVLAGVRQDTRPASRSWAAIGVEGTAPGMIELTAMAYAGSGGQVQLKAEAAYDVRFSNRLILRPSLEATAALDDEPDQGIGSGLNGIEAGWRLRYEISPRFAPYVGVVHERLFGGTAAHARAAGDAARDTRVVAGLRGWW